The Triticum aestivum cultivar Chinese Spring chromosome 7B, IWGSC CS RefSeq v2.1, whole genome shotgun sequence genome window below encodes:
- the LOC123159695 gene encoding poly [ADP-ribose] polymerase 2-A encodes MSAKLRVEELRAELQRRGLDASGTKPALVLRLDAAICEEEKEAASAAEICNVDGIDGVVMDGKAEGKSKRKRKRHGEGENEEENDILDAAKLQSMGYRELQALAKARGLNANGGKKDVLQRLLSSPATSVVDCGIQDKKEVAEADDGKVEELKKKKMVTDVMLDAAQLQGMGYRELQALAKARGLAANGIKKDVIERLLSTPANSVAVADGGFQDKKKLAKGGVGEVEEEVKKEKIVKATKKGAAVLDEHIPDDIKMTYHVLQVGDEIYDATLNQTNVGDNNNKFYIIQALESDAGGSFMVFNRWGRVGARGQQKLHPCSSRDEAIDEFEGKFEDKTKNSWSDRKNFECYAKKYTWLEMDYGEVDKETTQVQKKGSITDHLKETKLETRTAQFISLICNISMMKQQMMEIGYNADKLPLGKLSKSTILKGYDVLKRISNVISRADRRQLEQLTGEFYTVIPHDFGFKKMCEFLIDTPQKLKAKLEMVEALGEIEIATKLLEDDSSDQEDPLYARYKQLHCDFTPLEVHSKEYSMIKTYLTNTHGKTHSGYTIDILQMFKVSRHGETERFQKFASAGNRMLLWHGSRLSNWAGIFSQGLRIAPPEAPVTGYMFGKGVYFADMFSKSANYCYASQTSRSGVLLLCEVALGDMNELLNAKYDADNLPKGKLSTKGVGQMAPAESKVTEDGVVVPLGKPKEEPSKRGSLLYNEYIVYNVEQIRMRYVLHVSFNFKGGR; translated from the exons ATGTCGGCGAAGCTGCGGGTGGAGGAGCTCCGCGCCGAGCTGCAGCGCCGCGGCCTCGACGCCTCCGGCACCAAGCCGGCGCTG GTGCTAAGGCTGGACGCTGCAATCTGTGAGGAAGAGAAGGAGGCGGCTTCTGCAGCTGAGATATGTAATGTAGATGGCATAGACGGTGTGGTCATGGATGGCAAAGCGGAAGGCAAGAGCAAAAGGAAGAGGAAAAGGCATGGTGAAGGTGAAAATGAGGAGGAAAATGACATTTTGGATGCGGCAAAGCTACAGAGCATGGGCTATCGTGAGCTGCAGGCTTTGGCCAAGGCACGGGGGCTCAACGCTAATGGGGGCAAGAAGGATGTTCTACAGAGGTTGCTCTCCAGCCCTGCTACTTCTGTTGTGGATTGTGGTATTCAGGACAAGAAGGAAGTAGCAGAAG CTGATGATGGGAAGGTTGAGGaattgaaaaagaaaaaaatggtcACAGATGTGATGCTGGATGCGGCACAGCTACAGGGCATGGGCTACCGGGAGCTGCAGGCATTGGCCAAGGCACGGGGACTCGCAGCGAATGGGATCAAGAAGGATGTTATTGAGAGGTTGCTATCAACCCCTGCTAATTCTGTGGCAGTTGCAGATGGTGGTTTCCAGGACAAGAAGAAACTTGCAAAAG GTGGTGTTGGGGAGGTTGAAGAGGAGGTGAAAAAGGAGAAGATTGTCAAAGCCACGAAGAAAGGTGCTGCAGTGCTGGATGAGCACATCCCTGACGATATAAAAATGACCTATCATGTATTGCAAGTG GGTGACGAGATCTATGATGCCACCTTGAACCAGACTAATGTTGGAGACAACAATAATAAGTTCTATATCATTCAAGCTTTAG AATCTGATGCTGGTGGAAGCTTCATGGTTTTCAATAGATGGGGGAGAGTAGGGGCACGAGGTCAACAAAAGCTACATCCCTGTTCATCACGAGACGAAGCAATAGACGAGTTTGAGGGGAAGTTTGAGGACAAAACAAAAAACAGTTGGTCCGACCGCAAGAATTTTGAGTGTTATGCAAAGAAATACACGTGGCTTGAAATGGACTATGGTGAAGTCGACAAGGAAACA ACTCAGGTTCAAAAGAAAGGTTCCATTACTGATCATTTAAAAGAGACAAAGCTTGAAACTCGAACTGCCCAATTTATATCCCTCATTTGCAATATAAGTATGATGAAGCAACAAATGATGGAAATTG GTTATAATGCTGATAAACTTCCCCTTGGAAAGCTAAGCAAATCTACAATACTTAAG GGCTATGATGTTTTGAAGAGGATTTCCAATGTTATTTCAAGGGCAGACAGAAGACAGCTTGAACAATTGACTGG GGAATTCTACACCGTGATTCCTCATGACTTTGGTTTTAAAAAGATGT GTGAATTCCTTATCGACACTCCTCAGAAATTAAAAGCTAAGCTGGAAATG GTTGAAGCCCTTGGGGAGATTGAAATTGCAACTAAGCTTCTGGAGGATGATTCAAGTGACCAG GAGGATCCACTGTATGCTCGATACAAGCAACTTCATTGTGACTTTACGCCTCTTGAAGTTCATTCAAAAGAGTACTCTATG ATAAAAACATATCTGACGAATACACATGGCAAAACACACTCGGGTTATACTATTGACATTTTACAAATGTTTAAGGTGTCAAGACATGGTGAAACAGAGCGGTTTCAGAAG TTTGCTAGTGCAGGAAACAGGATGCTTTTATGGCATGGTTCTCGGCTGTCCAACTGGGCTGGGATATTTTCTCAGG GTTTGAGAATTGCTCCTCCTGAAGCGCCTGTTACTGGCTACATGTTTGGAAAAGGGGTTTACTTTGCCGATATGTTCTCCAAGAGTGCAAACTACTGCTATGCTTCACAAACATCTAGATCTGGGGTGCTGCTTCTATGTGAG GTTGCACTGGGCGATATGAATGAACTACTAAATGCGAAATACGATGCTGATAACCTGCCCAAGGGGAAATTAAG TACCAAAGGAGTTGGCCAGATGGCACCAGCGGAGTCGAAGGTCACTGAGGATGGCGTTGTTGTTCCACTCGGAAAACCGAAAGAGGAACCTTCAAAGAGG GGTAGCTTGCTGTACAATGAGTACATTGTTTACAACGTAGAGCAGATCAGGATGCGGTACGTGCTCCATGTTTCCTTTAACTTCAAGGGAGGACGGTAG